One genomic region from Clarias gariepinus isolate MV-2021 ecotype Netherlands chromosome 20, CGAR_prim_01v2, whole genome shotgun sequence encodes:
- the LOC128508551 gene encoding gamma-crystallin M2-like, with the protein MTMGKVIFYEDRNFMGRSYECTGDCSDMHSYMSRCHSCRVESGCWMVYDRTNFMGNQYFMRRGEYADYMSMWGWGNNCIRSCRMIPMYKGSYRMKVYERENFMGQTMDVMDDCDSFMDRYHWSNSFMSCNVMDGHWLMYEHPHYRGRMWYFRPGEYRNFRDYGGMRFMSMRRIMDSWY; encoded by the exons ATGACTATGGGCAAG GTTATCTTCTACGAGGACAGGAACTTCATGGGGCGCTCCTATGAGTGCACCGGTGATTGTTCCGATATGCACTCTTACATGAGCCGCTGCCACTCCTGCAGGGTGGAAAGCGGATGCTGGATGGTCTACGACCGCACCAACTTCATGGGAAACCAGTATTTCATGAGGAGGGGCGAGTACGCTGACTACATGAGCATGTGGGGCTGGGGCAACAACTGCATCAGGTCCTGCCGCATGATCCCCATG TACAAAGGATCGTACAGAATGAAGGTCTATGAGAGGGAGAACTTCATGGGTCAGACGATGGACGTGATGGACGACTGTGATTCCTTCATGGATCGCTACCACTGGTCCAACAGCTTCATGTCCTGCAACGTGATGGACGGCCACTGGCTCATGTATGAGCATCCTCACTACAGAGGCAGGATGTGGTACTTCAGGCCTGGAGAGTACAGGAACTTCAGGGACTACGGTGGCATGAGGTTCATGAGCATGAGGCGCATCATGGACTCCTGGTATTAA